From one Nilaparvata lugens isolate BPH chromosome 2, ASM1435652v1, whole genome shotgun sequence genomic stretch:
- the LOC120349908 gene encoding uncharacterized protein LOC120349908, producing the protein MFVRKIFNGKPKDISVPNCDTSKTFNELTELGDPTLKYKSQDRQETHFNELECSKLLDNGVSVSNLCYNSCDNPDCYCAPYCMMLEDIQSRSQNFQENQTEDIIYGYENDMQHSKETPNEFFVGFKENNEDEIYPNIDDNDDDCDGLMIDE; encoded by the coding sequence ATATATCCGTTCCTAACTGTGATACATCTAAAACATTTAATGAATTGACTGAATTGGGGGATCCAACTTTGAAATACAAATCACAAGATAGACAGGAAACGCACTTTAATGAATTGGAATGCTCAAAATTACTGGATAATGGGGTATCGGTATCCAACTTATGCTACAACTCTTGCGATAACCCTGATTGTTACTGTGCACCTTACTGCATGATGCTAGAGGATATTCAAAGCAgatctcaaaattttcaagaaaatcaaaCCGAAGATATTATTTATGGATACGAAAATGATATGCAACACTCCAAGGAAACAccaaatgaattttttgttggattcaaagaaaataatgaagatgaaatttACCCAAACATTGATGATAATGACGATGATTGTGATGGTTTGAtgattgatgaatga
- the LOC120349630 gene encoding craniofacial development protein 2-like, with protein sequence MKKYKIKALGLSDTRRKGVGQKDLDGGYVMRYSGIPEGRRASGGVAIVMDGDTNTRVKSWEAVSPRIIRVDLDLEEKISIIQVYGPMEDASVAEKDEFWLQVDRVTIEAEETRKLVVMGDFNGRVGSDQQDGHGSMGKYGCETIRNNNGQRLIEYSAQHNLLIGNTWFLHKRIHKITFVGEGREAESMIDYILYQGDLRYAFKDVKVIRGAELDTDHRLLVADTGFAERKVEQQQTYTRIKHEELRCIENRERYKTELSDKIANMQNNCNNVDSFWNELKDANYRCCKGSVWRKKAGKV encoded by the coding sequence atgaagaagtaTAAGATAAAGGCACTTGGCTTGAGTGACACAAGAAGGAAGGGAGTGGGACAGAAGGACTTGGATGGAGGGTATGTTATGCGATACTCGGGAATACCAGAGGGAAGAAGAGCTAGTGGTGGAGTGGCTATAGTCATGGATGGAGACACCAACACAAGAGTTAAAAGCTGGGAGGCTGTAAGTCCTAGAATTATCAGAGTGGATCTTGACCTAGAAGAGAAAATAAGCATCATTCAAGTGTATGGCCCAATGGAAGATGCTAGTGTGGCTGAAAAGGATGAGTTTTGGCTACAAGTAGATAGAGTGACCATAGAGGCTGAAGAAACAAGAAAACTTGTGGTGATGGGAGATTTCAATGGGAGAGTTGGATCTGATCAACAGGACGGGCACGGAAGTATGGGAAAATATGGATGTGAAACAATAAGAAATAACAATGGACAAAGACTAATTGAATACTCAGCACAGCACAATCTTCTCATTGGAAACACTTGGTTCTTACACAAAAGAATTCATAAGATCACATTTGTGGGAGAAGGTAGGGAAGCTGAGAGTATGATTGACTATATTCTGTACCAGGGTGACCTCAGGTATGCTTTCAAAGATGTCAAAGTCATTAGAGGAGCTGAACTAGACACTGACCATAGGTTACTAGTGGCAGATACTGGATTTGCAGAGAGGAAGGTCGAGCAACAGCAAACATACACAAGAATAAAGCATGAAGAACTAAGGTGTATTGAGAACAGAGAAAGATACAAAACAGAGTTGTCAGACAAGATTGCAAATATGCAGAACAACTGTAATAATGTAGATAGTTTCTGGAATGAGCTGAAAGATGCTAATTACAGGTGCTGCAAAGGgagtgtgtggcgaaaaaaggCTGGGAAGGTTTAA